In Eublepharis macularius isolate TG4126 chromosome 4, MPM_Emac_v1.0, whole genome shotgun sequence, the following are encoded in one genomic region:
- the LOC129328853 gene encoding serine protease inhibitor Kazal-type 5-like produces the protein MKVTSVFVVLTLFSYFEDVATQARYKEGMCLEFQPLLRSGSLYCSRDIDPIIGPDGKTHTNKCVMCREVLRKRGFAINDGWSTSTTEKDDGCSEYMPYFKKEGIICTRENDPVRDVFGRQYSNKCMMCAQKFKNEGYTASYEKKEAEIERKERGDECYEYRSQVRPDGGLTCTRENDPIRDIFGRMHINTCLMCAEIFKKEIREGKFGGGGTIQNANGNRIVQGNVNRGDVNQKNCSPVGGSLNRNDINNPCLEDGRIAQGDYRSYTNCGGVGESSQSNANCERRPFNRKNKRKAVIDHKLNCGQLLAALKEKGNACSSVWSPVCGTDGKTYSNKCLLCLEIERTEDVLALKHEGECSKVVNGKVDCSKYSQTGGNVLCKRSTQEVCGTDGETYSNECTLCDRILKMKSEIGIKNIGPCPKGK, from the exons ATGTTGCTACTCAAGCTAGGTACAAG GAAGGCATGTGCCTTGAATTCCAACCCTTATTACGCAGTGGGAGTTTATATTGCAGTAGAGACATCGACCCTATCATTGGTCCAGATGGcaagacacacacaaacaagtgTGTCATGTGCCGTGAAGTCTT AAGAAAAAGAGGATTCGCTATTAATGATGGCTGGTCTACGAGTACTACAGAAAAG GATGACGGCTGCAGTGAATACATGCCGTATTTCAAGAAAGAAGGAATTATCTGTACGCGAGAGAATGACCCAGTTCGTGATGTTTTTGGCAGACAATATAGCAATAAGTGCATGATGTGTGCACAAAAGTT TAAAAATGAAGGTTACACTGCATCATATgagaagaaggaagcagaaatTGAAAGAAAGGAG AGGGGTGATGAGTGCTATGAATATCGGTCACAAGTGAGACCTGATGGAGGACTCACCTGCACCCGTGAGAATGACCCAATACGTGACATTTTTGGCCGAATGCATATCAACACATGCTTGATGTGTGCAGAAATATT CAAAAAAGAAATTAGAGAAGGCAAGTTTGGTGGTGGAGGAACAATCCAGAATGCTAATGGGAACAGAATTGTTCAAGGCAATGTAAACCGAGGAGATGTAAATCAG AAAAACTGCAGTCCAGTTGGTGGGTCTCTTAAcagaaatgatataaataatcCCTGCTTAGAGGATGGTAGGATTGCCCAGGGTGATTACAGATCATACACCAACTGTGGAGG GGTAGGTGAGTCATCGCAATCCAATGCAAATTGTGAAAGGCGGCCTTTCAAccggaaaaataaaagaaaagctGTCATTGACCACAAG TTGAACTGTGGCCAGCTTTTAGCTGCTCTAAAGGAGAAAGGGAATGCCTGCAGCTCTGTATGGTCTCCTGTTTGTGGCACTGATGGAAAAACATACAGCAATAAATGTCTCCTGTGCTTGGAAATTGA GAGAACTGAAGATGTCCTTGCACTGAAGCATGAAGGGGAATGCTCTAAAGTTGTTAATGGAAAG GTTGATTGCAGCAAGTATTCCCAGACCGGAGGAAACGTCCTTTGCAAGAGGAGTACTCAGGAGGTTTGCGGCACAGATGGTGAGACATACAGCAACGAGTGTACGCTTTGTGACAGAATCCT gaaaatgaAATCTGAGATTGGTATAAAGAATATTGGACCCTGTCCTAAG ggcaagtgA